From the Gordonia bronchialis DSM 43247 genome, one window contains:
- a CDS encoding SRPBCC family protein has translation MPVTNVTHDADTRTLTITAEFAAPVNRVWQIYADPRQLEKIWGPPTYPATVVDHEFRPGGRVTYFMTSPEGEKYPGYWKIQEVDEPHSFRFVDGFADQDFTPIESMPESSSVYTFTERDGRTLVTYTSTYATAEALQQVLDMGMIEGATEAINQIDVFLAA, from the coding sequence ATGCCCGTCACCAACGTCACCCACGACGCCGACACCCGCACCCTGACCATCACGGCCGAATTCGCCGCCCCGGTGAACCGTGTCTGGCAGATCTATGCCGACCCACGTCAGCTCGAGAAGATCTGGGGACCGCCCACCTACCCGGCCACCGTCGTCGACCACGAATTCCGTCCGGGCGGGCGAGTGACATATTTCATGACCAGCCCCGAGGGCGAGAAGTATCCGGGCTACTGGAAGATCCAGGAGGTCGACGAACCCCACAGCTTCCGGTTCGTCGACGGCTTCGCCGATCAGGATTTCACGCCCATCGAGTCGATGCCCGAGTCGAGCAGCGTGTACACGTTCACCGAGCGCGACGGGCGCACACTGGTGACCTACACCAGCACCTATGCCACCGCCGAGGCGCTGCAGCAGGTCCTGGACATGGGAATGATCGAAGGTGCCACCGAGGCGATCAACCAGATCGACGTCTTTCTCGCCGCGTGA
- a CDS encoding ATP-binding protein — protein sequence MFTRIAIVNRGEAAMRLIHAVRGLSAETGEPIEVVALHTDVDRDATFVREADIAFDLGPAAARPYLNLKVLERALLETGADAAWVGWGFVAEDPLFAELCERIGITFVGPSPEAMRKLGDKIGAKLIAEEVGVPVAPWSRGAVDTVDEAKAAAAEIGYPLMLKATAGGGGRGIRVVTNDADLVDAYERTRDEAARAFGSGIVFLERLVTGARHVEVQVIADGQGTAWALGVRDCSVQRRNQKIIEESASPVLAPEQVAELKGSAERLAVAVGYRGAATVEFLYHPGEKLFAFLEVNTRLQVEHPITEITNGFDLVRAQLHVASGGRLEGQPPVERGHAIEARLNAEDPDRDFAPSPGRIALLDLPAGPGIRVDTGVSEGDTIPADFDSMIAKIIAYGSDRDEALGRLRRAMAQTRVIIEGGSTNKSFVLELLNQPEVIDGSADTGWIDRVRAEGGLVAHQHSAIALAAAAIDAYEEGEAVERQRLLSTAAGGRPQVQHDSGAPLDLKLRGVAYRVRVARIGAHRFRIAIEAGTQTHTADVDLERFDDHAAQMVVNRVRYRLVTDTHGPVHLIDVDGITHRVSRDEGGVVRSPAPALVVATPLEVGDEIEAGAPVLVLESMKMETVLRAPVRSRLNECLVSVGTQVETGATLLRLEPLADDDDDDDDAATDTTDAVELELPAEPTHVEPHERTTRTQEDLRSQLLGYDVDPQHRTRPLDDYLTVRHAALESGRRPLADELELITVFADLAELSQNRPTGEDLGVEHVHSARENFHTYLQSLDVERDGLPESFHTQLGRALGHYGVTELDRTPELESAVFRIFLALQNPADSAAVITTLLREWLTEPTPREELRGPVGSALDRLVAATQVRFPAVADLARGVVYAWYGQPLLRRSRARVYNDVRKQLRYLDENPQTPDRAERIAEMVGSTEPLVRILGQRIVRGNTDNTVMLEVLTRRYYGNKGLSGVRIQEAGGATFVIADRNGSRLVSAAVSFERLGDTMSGLAELARDSASIDADIYLSWEQQPDEFDTMAQTLHEIIAANALPNQVHRVTVTVAGSGDARMHHHFTFRPSATGMAEERLIRGLHPYIAQRMQLERLHKFDLTRLPSADDEEVYLFRCVAKENPSDDRLIAFAQVRDLTAMRDNDGRLLTIPSAETTLASCVDSIRRAQRQGNRTANTNRVVMYIWPPMEVSDHDLYTIASHIRGMTSGVGLEEIQLIARRRDSESGELKKVSVRFTLNATGGIEVTVGDSTGEPIEPVDEYRQKVLRAARRNTVYPYELATLLGDFAEYDLDAEQRLVPVDRPKGRNTAAIVAGIVTTATDKYPEGVTRVVLLGDPTKSLGALSEPECSRVIGALDLAESMQVPLEWYALSSGARISMDSGTENMDSVARALKRVVEFTQAGGEINIVVAGINVGAQPYWNAEATMLMHTKGVLVMTPDSAMVLTGKQSLDFSGGVSAEDNFGIGGYDRVMGPNGQAQYWAPNLGAARDILMSHYDHTYVLPGEQTPRRSDTADPVDRDISDFPHVLADSDFTTVGDVFSSATNPDRKKPFDIRTVMRAVADQDLPVLERWAGMADAETAVVQDVHLGGIPVCLLGIESREVQRRGYTPTDGPDTYTAGTLFPQSSKKAARAINVASGNRPLVVLANLSGFDGSPESLRKLQLEYGAEIGRAIVNFRGPIVFCVISRYHGGAFVVFSKALNPNMTVLAIEGSFASVLGGAPAAAVVFAGEVGKRVSADPRVRDLEAKLGGASGVDRSALAAELADTRQTVRAEKIGEVAAEFDAVHSIQRAVEVGSVDAVIKAAELRPRIIGAIENSAAWSDRGSRVTSS from the coding sequence ATGTTCACCCGCATTGCCATCGTGAACCGCGGTGAGGCCGCCATGCGACTCATCCACGCCGTTCGGGGATTGTCTGCCGAGACCGGAGAGCCGATCGAGGTTGTCGCACTCCACACGGATGTGGACCGCGACGCCACGTTCGTGCGTGAAGCCGACATCGCCTTCGACCTCGGACCCGCCGCCGCGCGGCCCTACCTGAACCTCAAGGTCCTCGAACGCGCACTCCTCGAGACCGGCGCCGACGCCGCCTGGGTCGGCTGGGGCTTCGTCGCCGAGGATCCGCTCTTCGCCGAGCTCTGCGAGCGGATCGGGATCACCTTCGTCGGACCGTCGCCGGAGGCCATGCGCAAGCTGGGCGACAAGATCGGCGCCAAGCTCATCGCCGAGGAGGTCGGCGTCCCGGTCGCTCCCTGGAGCCGCGGGGCGGTCGACACCGTCGACGAGGCCAAGGCCGCAGCCGCCGAGATCGGCTACCCGCTGATGCTCAAGGCCACCGCGGGCGGCGGCGGTCGCGGCATCCGCGTCGTCACCAACGACGCCGATCTCGTCGACGCCTACGAACGCACCCGGGACGAGGCCGCCCGCGCCTTCGGTAGCGGCATCGTGTTCCTCGAACGCCTCGTGACCGGCGCCCGCCACGTCGAGGTCCAGGTGATCGCCGACGGTCAGGGCACCGCCTGGGCGCTCGGTGTGCGTGACTGCTCGGTGCAGCGCCGCAATCAGAAGATCATCGAGGAATCGGCGTCGCCGGTGCTCGCACCCGAGCAGGTGGCCGAGTTGAAGGGTTCCGCCGAGCGGCTCGCGGTCGCCGTCGGCTACCGCGGGGCGGCGACCGTCGAATTCCTGTACCACCCCGGCGAGAAGCTGTTCGCCTTCCTCGAGGTCAACACCCGCCTGCAGGTCGAGCACCCCATCACCGAGATCACCAACGGCTTCGACCTGGTGCGTGCCCAGCTGCATGTCGCTTCCGGCGGGCGTCTCGAGGGACAGCCGCCGGTCGAGCGAGGGCACGCCATCGAGGCACGGCTCAACGCCGAGGATCCCGATCGCGACTTCGCTCCGTCGCCGGGCCGCATCGCCCTGCTCGATCTGCCTGCCGGCCCGGGTATCCGCGTCGACACGGGGGTCAGCGAGGGTGACACCATCCCCGCCGACTTCGACTCGATGATCGCCAAGATCATCGCCTACGGCAGCGACCGCGACGAAGCACTGGGCCGGCTGCGCCGGGCGATGGCGCAGACCCGCGTCATCATCGAGGGCGGCTCCACCAACAAGAGCTTCGTCCTCGAGCTGCTCAACCAGCCCGAGGTCATCGACGGCAGCGCCGACACCGGCTGGATCGACCGGGTCCGCGCCGAAGGCGGGCTCGTGGCCCACCAGCACTCCGCGATCGCGCTGGCCGCCGCCGCCATCGACGCCTATGAGGAAGGCGAGGCCGTCGAGCGGCAGCGCCTGCTGTCCACCGCGGCCGGTGGCCGGCCGCAGGTCCAGCACGACAGCGGTGCGCCCCTCGATCTCAAGCTGCGCGGAGTTGCCTACCGGGTCCGGGTGGCGCGCATCGGCGCCCACCGGTTCCGCATCGCCATCGAGGCCGGCACCCAGACGCACACCGCCGATGTCGACCTCGAGCGGTTCGACGACCACGCCGCCCAGATGGTGGTCAACCGGGTGCGCTATCGCCTGGTCACCGACACCCACGGCCCTGTCCATCTCATCGACGTCGACGGCATCACGCACCGGGTGAGCCGTGACGAGGGTGGTGTGGTGCGATCGCCCGCACCGGCGCTCGTGGTCGCGACCCCCCTCGAGGTCGGCGACGAAATCGAGGCCGGCGCACCGGTTCTCGTTCTGGAGAGCATGAAGATGGAGACCGTGCTGCGCGCTCCGGTGCGCTCTCGGCTCAATGAGTGCCTGGTGTCGGTGGGCACGCAGGTGGAGACCGGCGCGACCCTGTTGCGCCTGGAACCCCTCGCCGACGACGACGATGACGATGACGACGCGGCAACCGACACCACCGACGCCGTCGAACTCGAACTCCCCGCCGAGCCCACACACGTCGAACCGCACGAGCGGACCACCCGCACCCAGGAGGATCTGCGCAGTCAGCTCCTGGGGTACGACGTCGACCCGCAGCACCGCACCCGCCCGCTCGACGACTACCTCACCGTGCGGCATGCCGCGCTGGAGAGTGGGCGCCGGCCGCTGGCCGACGAGCTGGAACTCATCACCGTCTTCGCCGATCTGGCCGAGCTGAGCCAGAATCGGCCGACCGGTGAGGATCTCGGCGTCGAGCACGTGCACAGCGCACGCGAGAACTTCCACACCTACCTGCAGAGCCTCGACGTCGAGCGGGACGGGCTGCCGGAGTCCTTCCACACGCAGCTCGGGCGGGCGCTCGGACATTACGGCGTCACCGAACTCGATCGGACGCCGGAGCTGGAGAGCGCGGTCTTCCGGATCTTCCTCGCACTGCAGAATCCGGCGGATTCGGCAGCCGTGATCACCACCCTGCTGCGCGAGTGGCTCACCGAACCGACTCCGCGCGAAGAGCTTCGCGGACCGGTCGGCAGTGCCCTCGACCGTCTCGTGGCGGCCACCCAGGTCCGGTTCCCGGCCGTCGCCGATCTGGCGCGTGGCGTCGTCTACGCCTGGTACGGCCAGCCACTGCTGCGGCGCAGCCGGGCGCGTGTCTACAACGACGTCCGCAAGCAACTGCGCTACCTCGACGAGAATCCGCAGACCCCCGATCGGGCCGAACGCATCGCCGAGATGGTCGGATCCACCGAACCGCTGGTGCGCATCCTCGGCCAGCGGATCGTCCGCGGCAACACCGACAACACGGTGATGCTCGAGGTTCTCACCCGTCGCTACTACGGCAACAAGGGGTTGTCCGGCGTCCGGATCCAAGAAGCCGGGGGAGCCACCTTTGTCATCGCCGACCGCAACGGGTCACGTCTGGTGTCGGCGGCGGTCAGTTTCGAGCGGCTCGGCGACACGATGAGCGGGCTCGCCGAACTCGCCCGGGACTCGGCGTCCATCGACGCCGACATCTACCTCAGCTGGGAACAGCAGCCCGACGAGTTCGACACCATGGCGCAGACGCTGCACGAGATCATCGCGGCCAATGCACTGCCCAATCAGGTCCATCGCGTCACCGTCACGGTGGCCGGCAGCGGCGACGCCCGTATGCATCACCACTTCACATTCCGCCCGTCGGCCACCGGTATGGCCGAGGAACGGCTGATCCGAGGTCTGCATCCCTACATCGCGCAGCGCATGCAGCTCGAGCGTCTGCACAAGTTCGATCTCACGCGCCTGCCCTCGGCCGACGACGAAGAGGTGTACCTGTTCCGCTGCGTGGCCAAGGAGAATCCGTCCGATGATCGGCTGATCGCCTTCGCGCAGGTCCGTGACCTGACCGCCATGCGCGACAACGACGGCCGGCTGCTGACCATCCCGTCGGCGGAGACCACCCTGGCCTCCTGCGTCGATTCCATCCGTCGCGCACAGCGGCAGGGCAACCGGACGGCCAACACCAACCGGGTCGTCATGTACATCTGGCCGCCGATGGAGGTCAGCGATCACGACCTGTACACGATCGCCTCACACATCCGCGGCATGACCTCCGGTGTGGGCCTCGAGGAGATCCAGCTCATCGCCCGCCGCCGCGACTCGGAATCCGGTGAGCTGAAGAAGGTCTCGGTGCGGTTCACGCTGAACGCGACCGGCGGTATCGAGGTTACGGTCGGTGACTCCACCGGCGAGCCCATCGAGCCGGTCGACGAGTATCGGCAGAAAGTCCTGCGGGCGGCCCGGCGCAACACCGTCTACCCCTACGAGTTGGCCACGCTGCTGGGCGATTTCGCCGAATACGACCTCGACGCCGAACAGCGTCTGGTTCCGGTGGACCGGCCGAAGGGGCGCAACACCGCCGCGATCGTCGCCGGTATCGTCACCACCGCGACCGACAAGTACCCGGAGGGTGTCACCCGCGTCGTCCTGCTCGGCGATCCGACGAAATCGCTTGGCGCGCTGTCGGAGCCGGAATGCAGCCGGGTGATCGGCGCCCTGGACCTCGCGGAGTCGATGCAGGTGCCGCTGGAATGGTACGCCCTGTCCTCGGGTGCACGGATCTCGATGGATTCGGGTACCGAGAACATGGACTCGGTGGCGCGTGCCCTCAAGCGGGTAGTCGAGTTCACCCAGGCCGGCGGCGAGATCAACATCGTGGTCGCGGGTATCAACGTCGGCGCGCAGCCGTACTGGAACGCCGAAGCGACGATGCTGATGCACACCAAGGGCGTCCTGGTGATGACCCCGGACTCGGCGATGGTGCTGACCGGCAAGCAGTCACTGGACTTCTCCGGTGGCGTGTCGGCGGAGGACAACTTCGGCATCGGCGGCTACGACCGCGTCATGGGCCCCAACGGCCAGGCGCAGTACTGGGCGCCGAATCTCGGTGCGGCACGCGATATCCTGATGTCGCACTACGACCACACCTACGTGCTGCCGGGGGAGCAGACCCCGCGCCGGTCGGACACCGCCGACCCGGTCGACCGGGACATCTCGGACTTCCCGCATGTGCTCGCCGACAGCGACTTCACCACGGTCGGTGACGTCTTCTCCAGCGCCACCAACCCGGATCGCAAGAAGCCGTTCGACATCCGCACGGTGATGCGGGCCGTCGCCGATCAGGATCTGCCCGTGCTGGAACGCTGGGCGGGTATGGCCGACGCCGAGACCGCCGTCGTGCAAGACGTGCACCTCGGCGGAATCCCGGTGTGTCTCTTGGGTATCGAGTCCCGCGAGGTGCAGCGGCGCGGCTACACGCCGACCGACGGTCCGGACACCTACACCGCGGGCACCCTGTTCCCGCAGTCGTCCAAGAAGGCGGCCCGCGCCATCAACGTGGCCAGCGGCAACCGTCCACTGGTGGTGCTGGCCAATCTATCGGGCTTCGACGGGTCGCCGGAGTCGCTGCGTAAGCTGCAGCTCGAATACGGCGCCGAGATCGGCCGGGCGATCGTGAACTTCCGTGGCCCCATCGTGTTCTGCGTGATCTCGCGGTATCACGGCGGCGCCTTCGTGGTGTTCTCGAAGGCGTTGAACCCCAACATGACCGTGCTCGCGATCGAGGGATCCTTCGCCTCGGTTCTCGGTGGTGCGCCCGCGGCCGCGGTGGTCTTCGCCGGCGAGGTCGGCAAGCGTGTCTCGGCCGACCCCCGTGTGCGGGACCTCGAAGCCAAGCTCGGCGGGGCCTCCGGTGTCGACCGCTCGGCGCTGGCCGCCGAACTCGCCGACACGCGGCAGACGGTGCGAGCCGAGAAGATCGGTGAGGTGGCCGCCGAATTCGATGCGGTGCACAGCATCCAGCGTGCCGTCGAGGTCGGTTCGGTGGACGCGGTCATCAAGGCCGCCGAACTCCGCCCCCGCATCATCGGTGCCATCGAGAACAGCGCGGCCTGGTCCGATCGCGGCTCGCGTGTGACGAGTTCCTGA
- a CDS encoding ArsR/SmtB family transcription factor, whose protein sequence is MAETDEDRADALFHALADRTRRDIMRRVLAGEHSVTALAARYDMSFAAVQKHVAVLQRAGLLTKRRNGREQIASGDVDAVRAVSSMLTDLEQVWRGRIARIDELLASDTATDNPNNPIPED, encoded by the coding sequence GTGGCCGAGACGGATGAGGACAGGGCAGACGCCCTCTTCCACGCGCTCGCCGACCGCACCCGCCGCGACATCATGCGGCGCGTGCTCGCCGGCGAGCATTCGGTCACCGCACTCGCGGCACGCTACGACATGAGCTTCGCCGCGGTCCAGAAGCACGTCGCCGTTCTCCAGCGGGCGGGGCTGCTCACCAAACGGCGCAACGGCCGCGAGCAGATCGCCAGTGGCGACGTGGACGCCGTGCGAGCGGTGTCGAGCATGCTGACCGATCTCGAACAGGTCTGGCGTGGCCGCATCGCGCGCATCGACGAACTGCTCGCCAGCGACACCGCAACCGACAATCCGAATAATCCGATCCCGGAGGACTGA